The following proteins come from a genomic window of Triticum aestivum cultivar Chinese Spring chromosome 6A, IWGSC CS RefSeq v2.1, whole genome shotgun sequence:
- the LOC123130914 gene encoding membrane protein PM19L, which yields MAVGAASRRYIGPLLCINLVMHAAVLGIAGWSLNKFIDRETHRHLGGNTATGYLLVFSLMAGVVGACSVLPALLHVRAPWRSESLAAAASTVLVSWALTALAFGLACKHITLGNRGRRLRTLEAFITISTLTQLFYLLLLHAGALSGVHGVGQACGSHGEACCREIPRGELAADHKTAGGVPSPDA from the exons ATGGCCGTGGGCGCGGCGAGCAGGCGGTACATCGGGCCCCTGCTGTGCATCAACCTCGTCATGCACGCGGCCGTCCTCGGCATCGCCGGCTGGTCGCTCAACAAGTTCATCGACCGCGAGACGCACCGCC ATCTAGGAGGCAACACGGCGACGGGGTACCTGCTCGTCTTCTCGCTCATGGCCGGGGTGGTCGGCGCCTGCTCGGTGCTCCCCGCCCTGCTCCACGTCAGGGCGCCCTGGCGCAGCGagagcctcgccgccgccgcctccaccgtgcTCGTCTCCTGGGCGCTCACCGCCCTCGCCTTCGG CCTCGCGTGCAAGCACATCACTCTAGGGAACCGAGGAAGGCGCCTG AGGACGTTGGAGGCGTTCATCACGATCTCGACGCTGACGCAGCTCTTCTACCTGCTTCTGCTCCACGCCGGCGCCTTGAGCGGGGTGCATGGAGTTGGACAGGCCTGCGGGAGCCACGGCGAAGCCTGCTGCCGCGAGATCCCTCGGGGAGAGCTCGCCGCGGACCATAAGACGGCGGGAGGGGTTCCGTCCCCGGATGCATGA
- the LOC123128288 gene encoding protein CURVATURE THYLAKOID 1A, chloroplastic — MAATACSTALLGVAGARLPAGAPPTFLLPRRHFSPRRLQDAPRLSLLRAKASSGDTSAASGDELVDDLKAKWDAVENKSTVLTYAGGAIVAVWFSSVIVGAINSLPLLPKIMELVGLGYSGWFVYRYLLFKERRKELADDVESLKKSIAGTEAE, encoded by the exons ATGGCCGCAACGGCGTGCTCTACGGCGCTTCTGGGTGTAGCAGGAGCACGCCTCCCCGCCGGCGCGCCGCCAACCTTTCTTCTCCCACGGCGTCACTTCTCCCCTCGTCGCCTCCAAG ATGCGCCGCGGCTCTCTCTGCTCCGGGCGAAGGCCTCCTCCGGTGACACCTCTGCCGCGAGCGGCGACGAGCTCGTCGACGACCTGAAAGCCAAG TGGGACGCGGTCGAGAACAAGTCCACCGTGCTGACGTACGCCGGCGGCGCCATCGTCGCCGTATGGTTCTCCTCGGTCATCGTCGGCGCCATCAACTCTCTGCCTCTG CTTCCCAAGATCATGGAGCTTGTTGGGCTCGGCTACAGCGGATGGTTCGTGTACCGCTACCTCCTCTTCAAG GAACGCAGGAAAGAGCTGGCCGACGACGTGGAGTCCTTGAAGAAGAGCATTGCTGGTACAGAGGCAGAGTAA